The following proteins are co-located in the Hypomesus transpacificus isolate Combined female chromosome 23, fHypTra1, whole genome shotgun sequence genome:
- the grb14 gene encoding growth factor receptor-bound protein 14 isoform X1 has translation MNNTLEELNTPGSLAEKADIFQSAKRNTSALPSAALIPLRAPQDPAHAQFSRTALCKANRRSEEVEEPLSCPVPNPFPELTSSLGSQCLCSATQVIKVYNEDNTSRAVEVPSDITARDICQLFVLKNHCIDDHSWTLFEQLSHLGIERTIEDHESVMEVLTSWGLDTDSRLYFRKNYAKYEFFKKPLDFFPDHMVSISSETNGLMKQCELVQTFLNLSMCPEIHGHLHAKEQGRKSWKKFYFVLRRSGLYFSNKGTSKEPRHLQFIAEFSDSDVYTLLSARKNHGAPTDYGFCVKSSKGVSSRDLKLLCADDEQTRTCWVTAMRLFKYGMQLYQNFVQPHQKQKSSPMRSISENSLVAMDFSGQKSRVIENPSEVLSVAVEEGLTWRRKSCHRLSSHGSPSTSQNPISIIALHMAQPWFHSKLSRDEAHRLITQQGLIDGVFLLRDSQSNPKMFVLSLCHTQRIKHFQILPVDEDGDLYYSLDDGHTRFTDLIQLVEFYQLNRGVLPCKLKHHCARITL, from the exons ATGAATAACACACTGGAGGAGCTCAACACGCCTGGAAGCCTCGCGGAGAAAGCAGACATTTTTCAGAGTGCCAAGAGGAACACGAGTGCCTTGCCCAGTGcagccctcatccctctccgGGCTCCACAGGACCCAGCACATGCCCAGTTCTCCAGGACTGCTCTCTGCAAGGCCAATAG gAGAAGTGAAGAGGTCGAGGAGCCGCTGTCCTGTCCGGTCCCCAACCCCTTCCCCGAGCTCACCTCCTCACTCGGCTCCCAATGCCTCTGCAGTGCAACTCAG GTTATCAAAGTGTACAATGAGGACAACACCAGCCGAGCGGTGGAGGTTCCCAGTGACATCACTGCCAGGGACATCTGCCAGCTGTTTGTGCTGAAGAACCATTGCATCGATGACCACAGCTGGACCTTGTTTGAACAACTCTCCCATCTGGGCATAG AAAGAACCATAGAGGATCATGAATCAGTCATGGAGGTGCTGACCAGCTGGGGCCTGGACACTGACAGCAGGCTGTATTTCAGGAAGAACTATGCCAAGTATGAATTCTTCAAGAAACCCCTG GATTTCTTCCCAGATCACATGGTGTCCATTTCAAGTGAAACCAACGGGTTGATGAAACAGTGCGAGCTGGTCCAG ACGTTTTTGAACTTGAGTATGTGTCCAGAGATCCACGGCCATCTCCATGCCAAGGAGCAGGGCAGGAAGTCTTGGAAgaagttttattttgtgttgagGCGGTCTGGGCTGTACTTCTCCAACAAGGGGACTTCCAAG GAACCAAGACATCTCCAGTTCATCGCTGAGTTCAGTGACAGTGACGTCTACACACTGCTGTCAGCCCGGAAGAACCATGGTGCTCCTACAGACTACGGCTTCTGTGTCAAG tccaGTAAAGGGGTTTCCTCCCGGGACCTGAAGCtgctgtgtgctgatgatgaacAGACCAGGACCTGCTGGGTCACTGCCATGCGCCTGTTTAAG TATGGGATGCAGCTGTACCAAAACTTTGTTCAGCCACACCAGAAACAGAAGTCTTCACCAATG AGGAGCATCTCTGAGAACTCGCTGGTGGCCATGGACTTCTCGGGGCAGAAGAGTAGGGTGATCGAGAACCCATCGGAGGTGTTGTCTgttgctgtggaggagggcctgACGTGGAGG agGAAAAGCTGCCACCGGCTGAGCTCTCATGGAAGCCCTTCCACCTCCCAGAACCCCATCTCCATTATCG CTCTCCATATGGCCCAGCCCTGGTTCCACAGCAAGCTGTCTCGTGATGAGGCCCATCGCCTCATCACTCAACAAGGTCTTATTGACGG AGTGTTTCTCCTGAGGGACAGTCAGAGCAACCCCAAGATGTTTGTCCTGTCGCTGTGCCACACACAGAGAATCAAACACTTTCAGATCCTACCT gtGGATGAAGACGGGGACCTGTACTACAGCCTGGACGATGGTCATACTCGCTTCACTGATCTGATCCAGCTGGTTGAGTTCTACCAGCTGAACCGGGGTGTCCTGCCCTGCAAGCTCAAACACCACTGTGCCCGCATCACCCTCTGA
- the grb14 gene encoding growth factor receptor-bound protein 14 isoform X2 → MCVRLISPFNCCFEGRSMNFHARRVTLPAITPLCLQKRVIKVYNEDNTSRAVEVPSDITARDICQLFVLKNHCIDDHSWTLFEQLSHLGIERTIEDHESVMEVLTSWGLDTDSRLYFRKNYAKYEFFKKPLDFFPDHMVSISSETNGLMKQCELVQTFLNLSMCPEIHGHLHAKEQGRKSWKKFYFVLRRSGLYFSNKGTSKEPRHLQFIAEFSDSDVYTLLSARKNHGAPTDYGFCVKSSKGVSSRDLKLLCADDEQTRTCWVTAMRLFKYGMQLYQNFVQPHQKQKSSPMRSISENSLVAMDFSGQKSRVIENPSEVLSVAVEEGLTWRRKSCHRLSSHGSPSTSQNPISIIALHMAQPWFHSKLSRDEAHRLITQQGLIDGVFLLRDSQSNPKMFVLSLCHTQRIKHFQILPVDEDGDLYYSLDDGHTRFTDLIQLVEFYQLNRGVLPCKLKHHCARITL, encoded by the exons ATGTGTGTACGGCTGATTTCACCTTTTAAttgttgttttgaagggagaagCATGAATTTCCATGCGAGGAGAGTCACCTTGCCAGCCATTACTCCACTGTGTCTTCAGAAGAGG GTTATCAAAGTGTACAATGAGGACAACACCAGCCGAGCGGTGGAGGTTCCCAGTGACATCACTGCCAGGGACATCTGCCAGCTGTTTGTGCTGAAGAACCATTGCATCGATGACCACAGCTGGACCTTGTTTGAACAACTCTCCCATCTGGGCATAG AAAGAACCATAGAGGATCATGAATCAGTCATGGAGGTGCTGACCAGCTGGGGCCTGGACACTGACAGCAGGCTGTATTTCAGGAAGAACTATGCCAAGTATGAATTCTTCAAGAAACCCCTG GATTTCTTCCCAGATCACATGGTGTCCATTTCAAGTGAAACCAACGGGTTGATGAAACAGTGCGAGCTGGTCCAG ACGTTTTTGAACTTGAGTATGTGTCCAGAGATCCACGGCCATCTCCATGCCAAGGAGCAGGGCAGGAAGTCTTGGAAgaagttttattttgtgttgagGCGGTCTGGGCTGTACTTCTCCAACAAGGGGACTTCCAAG GAACCAAGACATCTCCAGTTCATCGCTGAGTTCAGTGACAGTGACGTCTACACACTGCTGTCAGCCCGGAAGAACCATGGTGCTCCTACAGACTACGGCTTCTGTGTCAAG tccaGTAAAGGGGTTTCCTCCCGGGACCTGAAGCtgctgtgtgctgatgatgaacAGACCAGGACCTGCTGGGTCACTGCCATGCGCCTGTTTAAG TATGGGATGCAGCTGTACCAAAACTTTGTTCAGCCACACCAGAAACAGAAGTCTTCACCAATG AGGAGCATCTCTGAGAACTCGCTGGTGGCCATGGACTTCTCGGGGCAGAAGAGTAGGGTGATCGAGAACCCATCGGAGGTGTTGTCTgttgctgtggaggagggcctgACGTGGAGG agGAAAAGCTGCCACCGGCTGAGCTCTCATGGAAGCCCTTCCACCTCCCAGAACCCCATCTCCATTATCG CTCTCCATATGGCCCAGCCCTGGTTCCACAGCAAGCTGTCTCGTGATGAGGCCCATCGCCTCATCACTCAACAAGGTCTTATTGACGG AGTGTTTCTCCTGAGGGACAGTCAGAGCAACCCCAAGATGTTTGTCCTGTCGCTGTGCCACACACAGAGAATCAAACACTTTCAGATCCTACCT gtGGATGAAGACGGGGACCTGTACTACAGCCTGGACGATGGTCATACTCGCTTCACTGATCTGATCCAGCTGGTTGAGTTCTACCAGCTGAACCGGGGTGTCCTGCCCTGCAAGCTCAAACACCACTGTGCCCGCATCACCCTCTGA
- the grb14 gene encoding growth factor receptor-bound protein 14 isoform X3 has protein sequence MLCAQPYMGCRASSNSQVNCAPNTEVIKVYNEDNTSRAVEVPSDITARDICQLFVLKNHCIDDHSWTLFEQLSHLGIERTIEDHESVMEVLTSWGLDTDSRLYFRKNYAKYEFFKKPLDFFPDHMVSISSETNGLMKQCELVQTFLNLSMCPEIHGHLHAKEQGRKSWKKFYFVLRRSGLYFSNKGTSKEPRHLQFIAEFSDSDVYTLLSARKNHGAPTDYGFCVKSSKGVSSRDLKLLCADDEQTRTCWVTAMRLFKYGMQLYQNFVQPHQKQKSSPMRSISENSLVAMDFSGQKSRVIENPSEVLSVAVEEGLTWRRKSCHRLSSHGSPSTSQNPISIIALHMAQPWFHSKLSRDEAHRLITQQGLIDGVFLLRDSQSNPKMFVLSLCHTQRIKHFQILPVDEDGDLYYSLDDGHTRFTDLIQLVEFYQLNRGVLPCKLKHHCARITL, from the exons ATGCTGTGCGCTCAGCCCTACATGGGCTGCAGAGCTAGCTCCAACTCCCAAGTCAACTGTGCTCCGAACACTGAG GTTATCAAAGTGTACAATGAGGACAACACCAGCCGAGCGGTGGAGGTTCCCAGTGACATCACTGCCAGGGACATCTGCCAGCTGTTTGTGCTGAAGAACCATTGCATCGATGACCACAGCTGGACCTTGTTTGAACAACTCTCCCATCTGGGCATAG AAAGAACCATAGAGGATCATGAATCAGTCATGGAGGTGCTGACCAGCTGGGGCCTGGACACTGACAGCAGGCTGTATTTCAGGAAGAACTATGCCAAGTATGAATTCTTCAAGAAACCCCTG GATTTCTTCCCAGATCACATGGTGTCCATTTCAAGTGAAACCAACGGGTTGATGAAACAGTGCGAGCTGGTCCAG ACGTTTTTGAACTTGAGTATGTGTCCAGAGATCCACGGCCATCTCCATGCCAAGGAGCAGGGCAGGAAGTCTTGGAAgaagttttattttgtgttgagGCGGTCTGGGCTGTACTTCTCCAACAAGGGGACTTCCAAG GAACCAAGACATCTCCAGTTCATCGCTGAGTTCAGTGACAGTGACGTCTACACACTGCTGTCAGCCCGGAAGAACCATGGTGCTCCTACAGACTACGGCTTCTGTGTCAAG tccaGTAAAGGGGTTTCCTCCCGGGACCTGAAGCtgctgtgtgctgatgatgaacAGACCAGGACCTGCTGGGTCACTGCCATGCGCCTGTTTAAG TATGGGATGCAGCTGTACCAAAACTTTGTTCAGCCACACCAGAAACAGAAGTCTTCACCAATG AGGAGCATCTCTGAGAACTCGCTGGTGGCCATGGACTTCTCGGGGCAGAAGAGTAGGGTGATCGAGAACCCATCGGAGGTGTTGTCTgttgctgtggaggagggcctgACGTGGAGG agGAAAAGCTGCCACCGGCTGAGCTCTCATGGAAGCCCTTCCACCTCCCAGAACCCCATCTCCATTATCG CTCTCCATATGGCCCAGCCCTGGTTCCACAGCAAGCTGTCTCGTGATGAGGCCCATCGCCTCATCACTCAACAAGGTCTTATTGACGG AGTGTTTCTCCTGAGGGACAGTCAGAGCAACCCCAAGATGTTTGTCCTGTCGCTGTGCCACACACAGAGAATCAAACACTTTCAGATCCTACCT gtGGATGAAGACGGGGACCTGTACTACAGCCTGGACGATGGTCATACTCGCTTCACTGATCTGATCCAGCTGGTTGAGTTCTACCAGCTGAACCGGGGTGTCCTGCCCTGCAAGCTCAAACACCACTGTGCCCGCATCACCCTCTGA
- the grb14 gene encoding growth factor receptor-bound protein 14 isoform X4, giving the protein MRAQACSVFFFLCHQVIKVYNEDNTSRAVEVPSDITARDICQLFVLKNHCIDDHSWTLFEQLSHLGIERTIEDHESVMEVLTSWGLDTDSRLYFRKNYAKYEFFKKPLDFFPDHMVSISSETNGLMKQCELVQTFLNLSMCPEIHGHLHAKEQGRKSWKKFYFVLRRSGLYFSNKGTSKEPRHLQFIAEFSDSDVYTLLSARKNHGAPTDYGFCVKSSKGVSSRDLKLLCADDEQTRTCWVTAMRLFKYGMQLYQNFVQPHQKQKSSPMRSISENSLVAMDFSGQKSRVIENPSEVLSVAVEEGLTWRRKSCHRLSSHGSPSTSQNPISIIALHMAQPWFHSKLSRDEAHRLITQQGLIDGVFLLRDSQSNPKMFVLSLCHTQRIKHFQILPVDEDGDLYYSLDDGHTRFTDLIQLVEFYQLNRGVLPCKLKHHCARITL; this is encoded by the exons GTTATCAAAGTGTACAATGAGGACAACACCAGCCGAGCGGTGGAGGTTCCCAGTGACATCACTGCCAGGGACATCTGCCAGCTGTTTGTGCTGAAGAACCATTGCATCGATGACCACAGCTGGACCTTGTTTGAACAACTCTCCCATCTGGGCATAG AAAGAACCATAGAGGATCATGAATCAGTCATGGAGGTGCTGACCAGCTGGGGCCTGGACACTGACAGCAGGCTGTATTTCAGGAAGAACTATGCCAAGTATGAATTCTTCAAGAAACCCCTG GATTTCTTCCCAGATCACATGGTGTCCATTTCAAGTGAAACCAACGGGTTGATGAAACAGTGCGAGCTGGTCCAG ACGTTTTTGAACTTGAGTATGTGTCCAGAGATCCACGGCCATCTCCATGCCAAGGAGCAGGGCAGGAAGTCTTGGAAgaagttttattttgtgttgagGCGGTCTGGGCTGTACTTCTCCAACAAGGGGACTTCCAAG GAACCAAGACATCTCCAGTTCATCGCTGAGTTCAGTGACAGTGACGTCTACACACTGCTGTCAGCCCGGAAGAACCATGGTGCTCCTACAGACTACGGCTTCTGTGTCAAG tccaGTAAAGGGGTTTCCTCCCGGGACCTGAAGCtgctgtgtgctgatgatgaacAGACCAGGACCTGCTGGGTCACTGCCATGCGCCTGTTTAAG TATGGGATGCAGCTGTACCAAAACTTTGTTCAGCCACACCAGAAACAGAAGTCTTCACCAATG AGGAGCATCTCTGAGAACTCGCTGGTGGCCATGGACTTCTCGGGGCAGAAGAGTAGGGTGATCGAGAACCCATCGGAGGTGTTGTCTgttgctgtggaggagggcctgACGTGGAGG agGAAAAGCTGCCACCGGCTGAGCTCTCATGGAAGCCCTTCCACCTCCCAGAACCCCATCTCCATTATCG CTCTCCATATGGCCCAGCCCTGGTTCCACAGCAAGCTGTCTCGTGATGAGGCCCATCGCCTCATCACTCAACAAGGTCTTATTGACGG AGTGTTTCTCCTGAGGGACAGTCAGAGCAACCCCAAGATGTTTGTCCTGTCGCTGTGCCACACACAGAGAATCAAACACTTTCAGATCCTACCT gtGGATGAAGACGGGGACCTGTACTACAGCCTGGACGATGGTCATACTCGCTTCACTGATCTGATCCAGCTGGTTGAGTTCTACCAGCTGAACCGGGGTGTCCTGCCCTGCAAGCTCAAACACCACTGTGCCCGCATCACCCTCTGA